Proteins found in one Candidatus Dependentiae bacterium genomic segment:
- the rpsB gene encoding 30S ribosomal protein S2: MIDLRLLIKSGVHFGHQKSKRNPKMDPYIWGYKNNIHLIDVSKTAFQMEKAAKFLESIVSEGKSILWVGTKKAAQEIIRTTAQELNLPYVVNRWVGGTCTNYRQIRKAVANMLHDKDVIAKADELSHYTKKELSTIQKRSDRLEKNVGGIVNLAWPIGALVVIDVKKEHVCIKEALSMGIPVVALVDTNSDPSDIDFVIPANDDAPRSIEVVVNYLAESVKRGQESVATKPQETNALEGFENVLDSVLTLEEDEEESEANKKRRSSAGQAVKTAPKRPVAAKPRMSTSKRSDAQEPQEVKAKESESSAEGTNE; this comes from the coding sequence ATGATCGATTTAAGATTACTTATAAAAAGCGGCGTTCATTTTGGTCACCAAAAGTCAAAACGTAATCCAAAAATGGATCCGTATATTTGGGGATATAAAAATAATATACATTTGATTGATGTATCTAAAACAGCTTTTCAAATGGAAAAAGCAGCTAAGTTTTTAGAATCAATAGTGTCTGAAGGTAAATCTATCTTATGGGTAGGTACCAAAAAAGCAGCACAAGAGATTATTAGAACTACTGCTCAAGAACTTAACTTGCCTTATGTAGTTAATAGATGGGTAGGTGGTACTTGCACAAACTATCGACAAATTCGTAAAGCAGTTGCAAATATGTTACATGACAAAGACGTAATTGCTAAGGCAGATGAGTTGTCTCATTACACTAAAAAAGAATTGAGTACTATTCAAAAGCGTTCTGATCGTTTAGAAAAGAACGTTGGTGGTATTGTTAATCTTGCATGGCCAATAGGCGCTTTAGTAGTAATCGATGTTAAAAAAGAACATGTATGCATTAAAGAAGCTTTAAGCATGGGAATACCTGTAGTGGCACTCGTTGATACTAACAGTGATCCTTCAGATATTGATTTTGTTATTCCTGCAAACGATGATGCACCACGCTCTATTGAAGTAGTAGTTAACTACCTAGCAGAATCTGTTAAACGTGGGCAAGAATCAGTTGCTACTAAACCTCAAGAAACCAATGCTCTTGAAGGATTTGAAAACGTATTAGATTCAGTTCTTACTCTTGAAGAAGACGAAGAAGAAAGCGAAGCAAATAAAAAACGTCGTAGCAGCGCAGGACAAGCAGTGAAAACTGCCCCTAAAAGACCTGTGGCAGCAAAGCCTCGTATGAGCACTAGCAAACGTTCGGATGCTCAAGAGCCTCAAGAAGTTAAAGCTAAAGAGTCTGAAAGCTCAGCAGAAGGTACTAACGAGTAA
- a CDS encoding HD domain-containing protein, whose product MKCTKLLPNIQNELKELLNKYPLVTLIAQAIAHSGGQVFIVGGAVRDLLLSKEVYDIDLEVHALSLEQLESILSTFGPVSFIGKSFGILKLHGLEIDFALPRSDSQGRKPEVSVNPAMGIEDALRRRDLTMNALAIDIISYQLIDPFNGYTDVLTRTLRSPDTQFFTQDPLRFFRVMQFISRFEMVPDSALNRVCATMSLQDLSIERIEDEFEKLLLKSAKPSLGIRWLRSIGRLYEILPELAATINVPQEYDWHPEGDVFEHSMQALDAAAQLVYDTQEQKLIALYAALCHDLGKAVTTQYSNGRIRSHGHDDAGAPISRALLKRITRKNKIIDIVPLLVKAHMQPFSFIKQNASPAAYKRLALKLAPLTTLKELSNVARADKQGRNKLKGHPLPIELPALEAFIKKAQDYGVWLGKEDPLLQGRDIADFVPVGPQMGKALKFAYELQIKKNIHDKQELKKYVKQYMQK is encoded by the coding sequence ATGAAGTGTACAAAACTTTTACCAAATATTCAAAATGAACTTAAAGAGCTTTTAAATAAATACCCTCTTGTAACGTTGATTGCTCAAGCTATAGCTCATTCGGGTGGCCAGGTATTTATTGTAGGCGGTGCAGTACGTGACTTGTTGTTATCCAAAGAAGTATATGATATTGATCTTGAGGTGCATGCTCTTAGCTTAGAACAACTCGAGAGTATATTAAGCACTTTTGGACCGGTAAGCTTTATAGGCAAATCATTTGGTATTTTAAAGTTGCACGGCCTAGAAATAGATTTCGCATTGCCACGCAGCGATAGCCAAGGCCGTAAACCTGAAGTTTCTGTTAATCCAGCCATGGGTATAGAAGATGCATTAAGACGACGAGATTTAACTATGAATGCTTTAGCAATAGATATTATAAGCTATCAACTAATAGACCCGTTTAATGGTTATACAGATGTACTTACACGAACATTAAGATCACCTGACACACAATTTTTTACGCAAGATCCGTTAAGGTTTTTTAGAGTAATGCAATTTATATCTCGCTTTGAGATGGTGCCTGACAGTGCTCTTAATAGAGTATGTGCTACTATGTCATTGCAAGACTTATCGATTGAGCGTATTGAAGATGAATTTGAAAAGTTATTGCTTAAAAGTGCTAAACCTTCTTTGGGTATACGCTGGTTACGCTCTATTGGTAGACTATACGAGATACTTCCTGAGCTTGCAGCAACCATTAACGTACCTCAAGAGTATGACTGGCATCCTGAAGGCGACGTGTTTGAGCATTCAATGCAAGCACTCGATGCTGCAGCTCAGCTAGTTTATGACACTCAAGAGCAAAAGCTTATAGCGCTTTATGCAGCCTTATGTCATGACCTTGGTAAAGCGGTAACCACACAATATAGCAATGGTCGTATACGTAGCCATGGGCATGATGATGCGGGTGCTCCTATTTCTCGGGCTTTGTTAAAGCGTATAACGCGCAAAAATAAAATTATAGACATTGTACCTTTATTAGTAAAAGCGCATATGCAACCATTCTCTTTTATAAAACAAAACGCTTCACCCGCTGCTTATAAACGATTAGCGCTTAAGTTAGCTCCTCTAACAACATTAAAAGAGCTGTCTAATGTAGCGCGAGCTGATAAGCAAGGACGTAATAAACTCAAGGGCCATCCATTGCCTATAGAGTTACCAGCTCTTGAAGCGTTTATAAAAAAAGCTCAAGACTATGGTGTTTGGCTGGGTAAAGAAGATCCCTTGCTTCAAGGGCGTGATATTGCGGATTTTGTGCCAGTAGGGCCTCAAATGGGTAAAGCGCTCAAATTTGCTTATGAGCTACAAATAAAAAAAAATATACATGATAAACAAGAGCTTAAAAAGTACGTAAAGCAGTATATGCAAAAGTAG
- the dnaX gene encoding DNA polymerase III subunit gamma/tau, producing MQLNLARKWRSKQFNEVIGQELAVRLIKNSLYRSIFFPVYLFAGMRGCGKTTTARLFATAINCEQLPAFQENPQQIALPCLVCLSCKAMQMLQHPDFIEIDAASHTGVDNVRALIDTASFVPALGRKKIYLIDEAHMLSKAAFNALLKILEEPPASVIFMLATTDFYKILDTVRSRCFQLFFSPLSAQEVMKHLAFVCTQEAIPYEPEALALIAYETEGSARDALNMLEKVRLTQSKITKAAVISTLGFIDDERLVSLFKAIVEHNCATVVTLCATYNLKQFNAQLILKKCIELIRTSIWLKSAVPTHAFKPLQSTIRDITHSCQLDYLVALLELCYSHELTFLKTTTPDIMLEMLFLKMCSRMPTSAPLSIIDKQQPSTVSAGASVHTYSSSPATSATDAVALVATDAVALVATDKPVKWSEFIQQLSSLDEPLLASIFQQSHFIRFDQIAVCIEIAFAKNALFYKEWLDSAQTTWKPVLDKLFGEKVQLSIQLQNRQELPAESVSTQADKFAPIKIPKITTSAAVSLQQAPKNNSAYKSSGQSYYKAVQKEVVLVVADSQAWPQASLLISVFPGTITHRVPTAVQHSTQEN from the coding sequence ATGCAATTAAATTTAGCACGTAAGTGGCGTTCCAAGCAATTCAATGAGGTTATTGGTCAAGAGCTTGCGGTCCGTCTTATTAAAAATAGTTTGTATCGCAGCATTTTTTTCCCTGTATACTTATTTGCGGGTATGCGTGGATGCGGGAAAACTACCACGGCACGTCTTTTTGCTACAGCTATAAATTGTGAGCAATTACCAGCTTTTCAGGAAAATCCTCAACAGATAGCTTTGCCTTGTTTAGTCTGTCTTTCTTGTAAGGCAATGCAGATGCTCCAGCATCCAGATTTTATAGAAATTGATGCAGCATCTCACACGGGTGTTGATAATGTACGCGCTCTTATTGATACTGCTTCTTTTGTACCGGCATTAGGTAGAAAAAAGATTTATCTTATCGATGAAGCTCATATGCTCAGTAAAGCTGCTTTTAATGCACTTTTAAAAATATTAGAAGAGCCGCCCGCATCAGTTATCTTTATGTTAGCAACTACCGACTTTTATAAAATTTTAGATACCGTGCGGTCGCGATGCTTTCAACTTTTTTTCTCGCCGCTTAGTGCACAAGAGGTAATGAAACATTTAGCTTTTGTCTGCACTCAAGAGGCTATACCGTATGAGCCTGAAGCATTAGCGCTTATTGCTTATGAAACTGAAGGATCTGCACGAGATGCACTCAATATGCTTGAAAAAGTGAGATTGACGCAAAGCAAGATTACTAAGGCAGCTGTTATTTCTACATTGGGCTTTATTGATGATGAGCGCTTAGTATCGCTATTTAAAGCAATTGTAGAACATAATTGTGCAACCGTAGTAACTTTATGTGCTACTTATAACCTTAAGCAGTTTAATGCACAACTTATCTTAAAAAAATGTATAGAACTTATTAGAACAAGCATTTGGCTTAAGTCTGCTGTGCCAACGCATGCTTTTAAACCACTACAAAGCACTATAAGAGATATAACCCATAGCTGTCAGCTTGACTATTTAGTTGCTTTACTAGAGCTATGCTATAGCCATGAACTTACGTTCTTAAAGACTACAACGCCCGACATTATGCTTGAGATGCTCTTTCTTAAGATGTGCTCACGTATGCCTACAAGCGCACCCTTAAGTATAATTGATAAACAACAGCCGAGCACGGTAAGTGCTGGTGCGTCTGTTCATACGTATAGTAGCTCTCCAGCAACGTCAGCAACAGATGCTGTTGCCCTAGTAGCAACAGATGCTGTTGCCCTAGTAGCAACAGATAAACCAGTAAAGTGGTCTGAATTTATACAACAACTAAGCTCTTTAGATGAGCCGTTGTTAGCCTCTATTTTTCAGCAGTCCCATTTTATACGCTTTGATCAAATTGCTGTATGTATAGAAATAGCATTTGCTAAAAATGCCCTTTTTTATAAAGAATGGCTTGATTCTGCTCAAACAACATGGAAGCCTGTACTCGATAAACTCTTTGGTGAAAAAGTACAGCTTTCTATACAACTACAAAATAGACAAGAGTTACCTGCAGAATCAGTTTCAACACAAGCAGATAAATTTGCTCCAATAAAAATACCAAAAATAACTACCTCAGCTGCTGTATCTCTTCAACAAGCACCTAAAAACAACAGTGCTTATAAGTCTTCAGGGCAGTCTTATTACAAAGCTGTTCAAAAAGAAGTTGTACTTGTAGTAGCTGATAGCCAGGCTTGGCCTCAGGCATCGTTGCTTATAAGTGTTTTCCCCGGAACTATTACTCATAGAGTACCTACAGCAGTGCAGCATTCAACTCAGGAGAATTAA
- a CDS encoding WD40 repeat domain-containing protein, whose protein sequence is MFTNRIRPLFFAVSICANSLLSACLKDLATDKSLEALLSQTPQQQAATLNNLPIGMSDILKTSLIAKNKELFIQMLTLTPKKLIGHTEGVTSVAFSPDGKYALTGSADNTARLWNVNTLKPQELRGHTGWVTSVAFSPDGKHALTGSFDHTVRLWNVNTLHYQELKGHTGKVTSVAFSPDGKYALTGAHDTTARLWNVNTLEPQQLRGPIRPVTSVAFSPDGKYALTGAEDFTARLWNVNSLESQQLRGHTRSVNSVAFSPDGKYALTGSDDTTARLWHIHCLEKLTLEQLFFMMQLSKSAVNLDGPNEQRVLESFESTIGLLPQISHEDYKNNILVKAYIDMRRRQLLQAAAHDDVAVVTQLLKRGFTLNTCDKARNNLWHYAFKGHAGKASQQVLKLLLSLEGSSKGLKKLNKFGIPAFAEGIIHNFKFTKDFINKYYKIDKSSCSIE, encoded by the coding sequence ATGTTTACCAATCGTATAAGACCTCTTTTTTTTGCAGTATCTATCTGCGCTAACTCTCTTTTATCTGCTTGTCTAAAAGATCTGGCAACTGATAAATCACTTGAAGCACTTTTATCACAAACACCTCAACAACAAGCTGCTACTTTAAACAATCTACCTATAGGTATGAGCGATATACTTAAAACCTCTCTTATTGCTAAAAATAAAGAATTATTTATTCAAATGCTCACTTTAACACCTAAAAAGCTTATAGGCCATACAGAAGGGGTGACTTCAGTAGCATTTAGCCCTGATGGCAAATATGCTCTTACTGGATCAGCGGATAATACTGCACGCTTATGGAATGTAAATACACTCAAGCCTCAAGAGCTTAGAGGCCATACAGGCTGGGTGACTTCAGTAGCATTTAGCCCTGATGGCAAACATGCTCTTACTGGATCATTTGATCATACCGTACGCTTATGGAATGTAAATACACTCCATTATCAAGAGCTTAAAGGCCATACAGGCAAAGTGACTTCAGTAGCATTTAGCCCTGATGGCAAGTATGCTCTTACTGGAGCACATGATACTACTGCACGCTTATGGAATGTAAATACACTCGAGCCTCAACAGCTCAGAGGCCCTATACGCCCGGTGACTTCAGTAGCATTTAGCCCTGATGGCAAGTATGCTCTTACTGGAGCAGAGGATTTTACTGCACGCTTATGGAATGTAAACTCACTCGAATCTCAACAGCTCAGAGGCCATACACGAAGCGTGAATTCCGTAGCATTTAGCCCTGATGGCAAGTATGCTCTTACTGGATCAGACGATACTACTGCACGCTTATGGCATATACATTGTTTAGAAAAATTAACATTAGAACAATTATTTTTTATGATGCAGCTTAGTAAGTCTGCTGTTAATTTAGACGGCCCAAATGAGCAACGTGTGCTTGAATCTTTTGAATCAACGATAGGCCTATTGCCTCAAATTTCACATGAAGATTACAAAAATAACATTTTAGTAAAAGCTTATATTGATATGAGACGTAGACAATTACTGCAAGCAGCTGCTCATGATGATGTTGCTGTAGTAACTCAATTACTTAAAAGAGGCTTCACATTAAATACGTGTGATAAAGCGCGTAATAATTTATGGCATTACGCTTTTAAAGGCCATGCAGGAAAAGCAAGCCAACAAGTACTTAAGCTTTTACTAAGCTTGGAAGGCAGCAGCAAAGGTTTAAAAAAACTAAATAAGTTTGGTATACCTGCTTTTGCTGAAGGTATTATTCATAACTTTAAGTTTACAAAGGACTTTATTAACAAGTACTATAAAATTGATAAATCGAGTTGCTCTATTGAGTAA
- the der gene encoding ribosome biogenesis GTPase Der, which yields MSKISNVVIIGRMNVGKSTLFNRLATNVRSITLDYEGVTRDAIKDVVSWKDATFNLIDSGGIHLRKTQDPLFEKVREKVLALTQSADLLVFMVDGVVGVLPEDREISQFLHKTGKPAILVVNKADSKQAQENMYEFDQLGYKVTVPISAEHGTGIHDFLDAVVENLPASPLGTSEGKSAFKVVFLGKPNVGKSSLMNELLQEERSIVSDIPGTTREAVAEQIMFYKEAIELIDTPGIRRKRSVTGELEPLMVKSSFYALKDADIIVLLIDGSESALADQELKLAFYAFTEQYKALILIINKQDLVTENSKAALEYDFEQYKHLISHIPVLSISCKTGKNVGRVLPTIQKVWQRYSQTFDASALQALFIGALHKKPLFHSMHPLRIYEVAQLKTAPITILLKVNEPGWFGPSQLSFFENILRSEYDIQGVPIKFIVRKKPIAPK from the coding sequence ATGAGCAAAATAAGTAACGTCGTCATTATAGGGCGCATGAACGTTGGTAAATCCACGCTTTTTAACCGACTAGCAACAAACGTTAGAAGTATAACCCTGGATTATGAAGGGGTAACCAGAGACGCTATTAAAGACGTTGTCTCATGGAAAGATGCTACTTTTAATCTTATAGACAGCGGTGGTATCCATTTGCGTAAAACGCAAGATCCTTTGTTTGAAAAAGTCCGTGAAAAAGTATTAGCATTAACTCAGTCAGCTGACCTCTTGGTATTCATGGTTGACGGTGTTGTTGGTGTACTGCCTGAAGACAGAGAAATATCTCAGTTTCTGCATAAGACTGGAAAACCAGCCATTTTAGTTGTTAATAAAGCAGATAGCAAACAGGCTCAAGAAAACATGTATGAGTTTGATCAGCTGGGTTATAAAGTAACAGTACCTATTTCAGCAGAGCATGGTACTGGTATACATGACTTTCTGGATGCTGTAGTTGAGAATTTACCCGCAAGCCCTTTGGGTACCAGTGAAGGCAAATCAGCATTTAAGGTGGTATTTTTAGGAAAACCAAACGTAGGTAAATCTTCGTTAATGAATGAATTACTGCAAGAAGAGCGTTCTATTGTTTCAGATATACCAGGTACTACCAGAGAAGCAGTTGCTGAACAAATTATGTTCTATAAAGAAGCTATTGAGCTTATAGATACTCCCGGAATTCGGCGTAAACGGTCAGTAACGGGTGAGCTCGAACCACTTATGGTTAAAAGTTCTTTTTATGCTCTTAAAGATGCTGATATAATTGTGTTATTAATCGACGGCAGTGAAAGTGCTCTAGCTGATCAAGAACTTAAATTAGCATTTTATGCCTTTACTGAGCAATATAAAGCATTGATACTTATTATAAATAAGCAAGATTTGGTAACAGAAAACAGTAAAGCTGCTCTTGAATATGATTTTGAACAGTATAAGCATTTGATTTCTCATATTCCTGTGCTGTCTATCTCATGTAAAACGGGTAAAAATGTAGGACGCGTACTTCCTACTATCCAAAAAGTATGGCAACGATATAGCCAAACATTTGATGCATCAGCACTACAAGCTCTCTTTATTGGTGCATTACATAAAAAGCCCTTGTTTCATAGTATGCATCCACTACGTATTTACGAAGTAGCGCAACTTAAGACTGCTCCTATTACTATTTTACTCAAAGTAAATGAGCCAGGGTGGTTTGGTCCCTCACAACTTTCTTTCTTTGAAAATATTTTGCGTTCCGAGTATGATATTCAAGGAGTACCGATAAAGTTTATTGTTAGGAAGAAACCTATTGCCCCTAAATAG
- a CDS encoding thioredoxin family protein — protein MHSTKQIPYILLLLNCVSLHAYQVESNIKKIDANTQEISFTLKLDPQEALYKDSFMVQADNRDVTLSPVSVSTQPLSFFDKQYDTTKEGYKDSVTFTTTAHKNSNAHSDKTQLHAFFTLNTQKNAQEYTKELSFENGNPTQALKSKNTAQTADRSTQELPGYTTATNPVCAVPQPSVSGNFVQQTIGTLTSLFGSVKSKLSLLFTQTGSTPLRMIAALVIGVLLSLTPCIFPMIPITVGILQANQTGSAFRNFLIAASYTLGISLTFAILGFVAALGSCVFGELQGSPWVIIPLALVLGYLGFSMLGFYNMYIPRFLQPKGTAVKGGSFLSAFTFGAASGTIASPCLSPGLILILNYVTSLSSSGGLLNYLEGFALLFVFGVGSSLPLLIIGTFSSSINLLPQAGMWMEEVKKLIGLMLLGMTFYHLSHLGNLLPWHILVWLAVITLFGLGIYYFFSITSWDSYATRVYKRIMGTALIVAGCLMSFQGYKAVYDYRHGITAQDTLWSSDYTQALQTARTENKNLFIDIGASYCAACHELDKAVLQNSQVRQALQAYVPVKIEADTDEKAYSEIKKAYGTSIKGFPTLLIVNPKTNQIVKQWSIELQDLSIPEIVKQLESYSK, from the coding sequence ATGCACTCTACTAAACAGATACCCTATATTTTATTGCTTTTAAACTGCGTAAGCTTGCACGCTTACCAGGTAGAATCAAACATTAAAAAAATAGATGCAAACACTCAAGAAATAAGCTTTACCCTAAAACTTGATCCTCAGGAAGCACTCTATAAAGATAGCTTTATGGTACAAGCAGATAATCGCGATGTAACACTATCACCTGTGAGCGTAAGCACGCAGCCTCTCTCTTTTTTTGACAAGCAGTACGATACCACTAAAGAAGGGTATAAAGACAGCGTTACGTTTACCACTACAGCTCATAAAAACAGCAATGCCCACTCAGATAAAACTCAACTACACGCGTTTTTTACTTTAAACACACAAAAAAACGCTCAAGAATATACCAAAGAGCTTTCTTTTGAAAATGGCAACCCTACTCAAGCCCTAAAATCTAAAAATACTGCTCAAACAGCTGATCGATCTACACAAGAGCTCCCTGGCTATACCACTGCCACAAATCCTGTATGCGCAGTACCACAGCCTTCGGTTTCAGGAAACTTTGTACAGCAAACTATAGGAACGCTTACAAGTTTGTTTGGTTCAGTTAAAAGCAAACTTTCTTTATTGTTTACTCAAACAGGCTCAACTCCGTTAAGAATGATTGCAGCACTGGTTATTGGCGTATTGCTCAGTTTAACACCGTGTATATTTCCTATGATTCCTATTACGGTAGGTATTTTACAAGCAAACCAAACAGGTTCAGCTTTTAGAAACTTTTTAATTGCAGCATCATATACACTTGGCATATCACTTACCTTTGCTATTTTAGGCTTTGTTGCTGCTTTAGGTAGTTGTGTGTTTGGTGAACTTCAAGGTAGCCCTTGGGTTATTATTCCTTTGGCTCTCGTGTTAGGCTATTTAGGTTTTTCTATGCTTGGTTTTTACAACATGTATATTCCACGCTTTTTACAACCTAAAGGTACTGCGGTAAAGGGTGGCTCATTTTTATCAGCCTTTACGTTTGGTGCAGCAAGCGGCACTATAGCATCACCCTGCTTATCACCTGGCCTTATTTTGATTTTAAATTATGTTACCTCACTTAGTTCTTCTGGCGGTCTTTTAAACTACCTTGAGGGCTTTGCTTTATTATTTGTCTTTGGCGTAGGATCAAGTTTACCTTTATTAATTATAGGTACTTTTTCTAGCTCTATTAACTTGCTCCCTCAAGCAGGTATGTGGATGGAAGAGGTTAAAAAGCTGATTGGTCTTATGTTGCTTGGTATGACCTTTTATCATTTGTCTCACTTAGGCAATCTACTACCTTGGCATATTTTGGTATGGCTTGCAGTTATCACGCTGTTTGGCTTAGGAATATACTACTTTTTTTCTATTACTTCATGGGATTCTTACGCTACACGTGTGTATAAAAGAATTATGGGAACAGCTCTTATCGTTGCTGGTTGCTTAATGAGCTTCCAGGGCTATAAAGCTGTGTATGATTATAGACATGGCATTACTGCGCAAGACACACTGTGGTCTTCAGATTATACTCAAGCACTCCAAACAGCACGCACAGAAAACAAAAATCTGTTTATTGATATTGGTGCTTCCTATTGTGCTGCATGTCATGAACTGGATAAAGCGGTATTGCAAAACTCGCAAGTTAGACAAGCTCTACAAGCTTATGTACCGGTAAAAATAGAAGCTGATACAGATGAAAAAGCATACAGCGAAATTAAAAAAGCTTATGGTACCTCTATTAAAGGATTTCCAACGCTTTTAATTGTTAATCCAAAGACAAATCAGATAGTAAAACAATGGAGCATTGAACTGCAAGATCTCTCAATACCTGAAATTGTTAAGCAACTTGAAAGTTATAGCAAGTAA
- a CDS encoding transposase yields the protein MTIADHKLLYPISLILSTEIKKTAQSLAKASSTSSSTMLRRLDHSCVTVDDLIVLAKKYFGNSKLSIIIDDSLISKRYSKFIRGSGDNYDTTIKQTYRSVCFIAIMLTDGHYSLPLDHKIWMREKFVESYRSKEKLAQELLGKIRHHWPHAIVLMDGLYATPTMFAWLNENKMRFETRIHSNRVIEHKGTKAGIKKHPALQLKNDWKRKTIKAIWKGIGLYITVVKRKLKKGSYIITYQASNYKSLARTHMSNYSYRWNIEKFFRTAKQSLGLAHCQSVKQKLQENHIMNVFGAFAILQN from the coding sequence ATGACCATTGCTGATCACAAATTACTTTATCCAATTTCTTTAATCCTGTCCACTGAAATTAAAAAGACTGCTCAATCATTAGCAAAAGCATCAAGCACTAGCAGCAGTACAATGCTCAGAAGGCTCGATCATTCGTGCGTTACAGTCGATGATTTGATTGTTCTTGCAAAGAAATATTTCGGCAACTCCAAGCTCTCTATAATAATTGATGATTCACTTATTTCAAAACGGTATTCAAAGTTTATCCGTGGATCAGGAGATAATTACGATACAACTATAAAACAGACGTATAGATCAGTCTGCTTTATTGCAATAATGTTGACTGACGGCCATTATTCATTGCCTTTAGATCATAAAATATGGATGCGAGAAAAGTTTGTAGAAAGTTACAGATCAAAAGAAAAATTAGCGCAAGAATTACTAGGGAAAATAAGGCATCATTGGCCGCACGCTATCGTGCTTATGGATGGGCTTTATGCAACACCAACTATGTTCGCTTGGCTGAATGAAAATAAGATGCGTTTTGAAACAAGAATACACTCCAATCGTGTTATTGAGCATAAGGGCACCAAAGCAGGCATAAAGAAACATCCGGCCTTACAATTAAAAAACGATTGGAAGAGAAAGACAATTAAGGCCATCTGGAAGGGCATTGGGTTATATATAACAGTTGTTAAGCGTAAGCTTAAAAAAGGTAGTTATATAATAACATATCAAGCCAGCAACTACAAATCATTAGCAAGAACACATATGAGCAATTACAGCTACAGATGGAACATTGAGAAGTTTTTCAGAACAGCAAAGCAGTCGCTTGGACTGGCTCATTGTCAATCAGTTAAGCAAAAGCTACAAGAAAATCACATAATGAACGTTTTTGGTGCTTTTGCAATTTTACAAAATTGA
- the raiA gene encoding ribosome-associated translation inhibitor RaiA yields MTKRIFYKNMESTPVLEEFSNKHLEKIEKILENERTPIYIDLTLESMPTHAHHRVEMIVKTPNYDLVAHHEGPEMYQEIDRVADIMIHELRKAKARLVDEAKTKDSFRSA; encoded by the coding sequence ATGACAAAGCGTATATTTTATAAAAACATGGAATCTACTCCAGTACTTGAAGAGTTTTCTAACAAGCATCTAGAGAAAATTGAAAAAATTCTTGAAAATGAACGCACGCCTATTTACATTGATTTAACGTTAGAATCTATGCCAACGCATGCGCATCACCGTGTGGAGATGATAGTTAAAACTCCTAACTATGATCTCGTTGCTCATCATGAAGGTCCAGAAATGTATCAAGAAATTGATCGTGTAGCTGATATTATGATCCATGAGCTCCGTAAAGCTAAAGCACGTTTAGTTGATGAAGCTAAAACTAAAGATTCTTTTAGAAGTGCTTAA
- a CDS encoding DUF4097 family beta strand repeat protein encodes MILIRFLFFIFSLCILPRNVYCFNPKDMFSKLLQKNETELISKEYTLATPSTFNITVGSGSITIKSWSQNKVLIEATKYGSLSELQATSIYAKQTNNLFALETRSKESSAASVDYLLIVPENSSIRLKNNGSSTVKIKQVSGSLDIALNEGTIEIHDSTNTVVAKTNKGNIKVKQKKFTPTSSIFLETLKGNIALTLPRGTNATIQARTYNGSIETKQPITLSTRIMPLNATTWQQFRRDIEGKLGLGGAPITLETTNGTITLDE; translated from the coding sequence ATGATACTTATAAGATTTCTATTTTTTATATTTAGTTTATGTATACTACCACGTAATGTATACTGTTTTAACCCAAAAGATATGTTTTCTAAACTGCTACAAAAAAATGAAACTGAACTTATTTCTAAAGAGTATACCCTAGCAACCCCATCAACTTTTAACATTACTGTGGGTTCAGGCTCAATAACCATTAAGTCTTGGAGCCAAAACAAAGTTCTTATAGAAGCAACTAAGTACGGTTCTTTAAGCGAATTACAGGCCACTAGTATTTATGCAAAACAGACTAACAACCTGTTTGCGCTAGAAACGCGCTCTAAAGAGTCTTCAGCGGCATCTGTTGATTACTTGCTAATAGTGCCAGAGAACAGCTCCATTAGGCTTAAAAATAATGGCTCAAGCACAGTAAAAATCAAACAAGTATCTGGGTCTCTTGATATAGCACTAAACGAAGGCACCATAGAAATACATGATAGCACTAACACTGTAGTAGCTAAAACAAACAAAGGTAATATTAAAGTTAAACAAAAAAAATTTACACCAACAAGCAGTATCTTTCTAGAGACACTTAAAGGCAACATCGCACTTACGTTACCACGTGGCACCAATGCTACCATTCAAGCACGGACGTACAATGGTTCAATTGAAACAAAGCAACCAATTACACTGAGCACCCGCATAATGCCTTTGAACGCTACTACATGGCAACAATTTAGACGAGATATTGAAGGAAAATTAGGTTTAGGAGGAGCACCCATTACTTTAGAAACAACTAATGGCACTATTACACTTGATGAATAA